A part of Bacillus thuringiensis genomic DNA contains:
- the rsgA gene encoding ribosome small subunit-dependent GTPase A yields MNQNILESFGWDSFFEEQAVENFEVGRILLEHKHIYRIICNDGEYMAELSGKFRHEAVTKGDYPAVGDWVYIKKIENEKKAIIHRIFQRRSSFSRQEAGNRTEEQVIAANVDYLFLVNALNHDFNVRRIERYLLLAYESGAMPVIVLTKSSLCEDVEQKIVETEAVAIGVPIFVVDSLEHTGIESLQQFVSSGKTIALVGSSGVGKSTLLNALIGLEVAKTGDIREEDSKGRHTTTHRELFRLPSGSLVIDTPGMRELQLWEGSDAIQTTFSDIEELAKTCRFRDCKHENEPGCAVHNAIDNGIITLNRLQSYKKLQRELAYFMRKQDAILARAERDKWKKISKQHKKI; encoded by the coding sequence TTGAATCAAAATATTTTAGAATCATTCGGCTGGGATTCTTTTTTTGAAGAACAAGCTGTAGAGAACTTTGAAGTAGGGCGTATTTTACTTGAGCATAAACATATATATCGAATTATTTGTAATGATGGTGAATATATGGCGGAGCTGTCTGGAAAGTTTCGGCATGAAGCAGTAACGAAGGGAGATTATCCAGCGGTTGGTGATTGGGTGTATATAAAGAAAATAGAGAATGAAAAGAAAGCAATTATTCATCGTATTTTTCAAAGAAGAAGCTCTTTTTCTAGACAAGAGGCTGGTAATCGAACGGAAGAACAAGTAATAGCAGCAAATGTAGATTATCTATTTTTAGTAAATGCGCTTAACCATGATTTTAACGTAAGAAGAATAGAACGTTATTTACTATTAGCGTATGAAAGTGGTGCAATGCCTGTTATTGTTTTAACAAAGAGTAGCTTATGTGAAGACGTGGAACAGAAAATTGTTGAAACGGAAGCTGTGGCAATTGGTGTTCCGATCTTCGTCGTTGATAGTTTAGAGCATACTGGTATTGAATCGTTGCAGCAATTTGTTTCTTCAGGAAAAACAATTGCTTTAGTCGGGTCATCGGGGGTTGGAAAATCCACTTTGTTAAATGCACTCATAGGACTTGAAGTGGCAAAAACGGGAGATATTCGTGAGGAAGATAGTAAAGGAAGGCATACGACAACTCATCGTGAATTGTTCCGATTACCGAGTGGTAGTTTAGTTATTGATACTCCGGGTATGAGGGAGCTGCAGCTTTGGGAAGGAAGCGATGCAATTCAAACAACATTCTCTGATATTGAAGAATTAGCAAAAACGTGCCGTTTTAGGGATTGTAAACATGAAAATGAGCCAGGGTGTGCAGTGCATAATGCAATTGATAACGGAATTATTACGTTAAATCGTTTGCAAAGCTATAAAAAATTACAAAGAGAACTGGCGTACTTTATGAGAAAACAAGATGCTATTCTTGCGAGAGCAGAGCGTGATAAGTGGAAAAAGATTTCTAAACAGCATAAAAAAATATGA
- a CDS encoding HAMP domain-containing methyl-accepting chemotaxis protein — translation MGRLLNWFRDMKVAKKLLISFFVILIAAGSIIGGMSYQTAKKNFESQITSSAHDNIKILDNLINQMIEAKFNDVNNFARVIQGNMYQGDNQDELRKMLSQYINLNKDVEQVYVAGNDKKFVQEPNIQMAADYNPTDRSWYKDAVAKQGGIVITEPYKAKGNGHIVVTIAKQTEDKNGVVAIDLSLDNLLKTTKLINIGKKGYAFILDGKQKIIAHPQEKSGEKASDSWAKKIYEDNHGAFSYTYDGSEKQMVFATNVKTGWKISGTMYSNEVIEAAQPVFYNMLIVMFISLVIGGALIYFVTLSITKPLKRLVATSKEISEGDLTQTIEIHSNDEIGQLAKGFNEMTDALRTLIGRINTSAGHVAAASEELTASVRQASEATEQITMAMDEISSGATTQTTSVENGAMLLFDVTEGIQHVANSSSSISTASAHTREKAEDGGELVGKTVNQMQSIAESVSQSDEVIQLLNNKSKQIGDILEVIQNIADQTNLLALNAAIEAARAGEHGRGFAIVADEVRKLAEKSSVSSSEISKLICEIQDDMSKTVKSMGHVNEEVQSGLVIANETKQNFTEILLSTNEIADQIKTMVETANGMSKGANEVSISVGQIAMTAQNNATSTQNVAASAEEQLASIEEISSAAGTLSQMAEELQGLIERFKV, via the coding sequence ATGGGTAGACTATTAAATTGGTTTCGTGATATGAAAGTAGCAAAAAAGTTATTAATTTCATTTTTTGTAATTTTAATTGCGGCTGGCTCTATTATCGGAGGCATGTCTTATCAAACAGCTAAAAAGAATTTTGAATCACAAATTACGAGCAGTGCTCACGACAATATAAAAATACTGGATAATTTAATCAATCAAATGATTGAAGCGAAATTTAATGACGTGAATAATTTTGCACGGGTGATTCAAGGTAATATGTATCAAGGGGATAATCAAGATGAATTAAGAAAAATGCTATCTCAATATATCAATTTGAATAAAGATGTTGAACAAGTATATGTTGCTGGGAATGATAAGAAATTTGTGCAAGAACCAAATATACAAATGGCAGCAGACTATAATCCAACAGATCGTTCTTGGTATAAAGATGCAGTGGCAAAACAAGGTGGTATTGTCATTACTGAGCCGTATAAGGCGAAAGGAAATGGACATATTGTCGTAACGATTGCAAAACAAACAGAAGATAAAAACGGTGTTGTAGCAATAGATTTAAGTTTAGATAATTTATTAAAAACAACAAAGTTAATCAATATTGGTAAAAAAGGATATGCTTTCATTTTAGATGGGAAACAAAAAATAATTGCTCATCCACAAGAAAAATCAGGAGAAAAAGCATCTGATTCTTGGGCGAAGAAAATTTATGAAGATAATCATGGCGCTTTTTCATATACGTATGACGGTAGTGAAAAGCAAATGGTATTTGCTACAAATGTAAAAACAGGTTGGAAAATCAGTGGGACGATGTACTCAAATGAAGTAATTGAAGCTGCGCAGCCTGTATTTTATAATATGTTAATTGTTATGTTCATTTCATTAGTTATAGGCGGAGCACTTATTTATTTTGTGACACTTTCTATAACGAAGCCTTTAAAAAGATTAGTTGCCACTTCTAAAGAAATAAGTGAGGGAGATTTAACGCAAACCATCGAAATTCATTCTAATGATGAAATTGGTCAACTTGCAAAAGGATTTAATGAGATGACTGATGCATTGCGAACGTTAATCGGGAGAATTAATACTTCGGCTGGACATGTTGCAGCAGCATCAGAAGAGCTAACGGCAAGTGTAAGACAAGCGAGTGAAGCGACTGAGCAAATTACAATGGCAATGGATGAAATATCGAGCGGGGCAACAACGCAAACAACGAGCGTAGAAAATGGTGCAATGTTATTATTTGATGTAACAGAAGGAATTCAGCATGTAGCAAATAGTTCATCATCAATTAGTACGGCTTCTGCTCATACTCGTGAAAAAGCAGAAGATGGTGGAGAACTAGTCGGAAAAACAGTAAATCAAATGCAGTCTATTGCAGAATCTGTGTCACAATCAGATGAAGTTATACAGTTGTTAAATAATAAATCAAAACAAATTGGTGACATACTAGAAGTCATTCAAAATATTGCAGATCAAACGAATCTTCTAGCTTTGAATGCGGCAATTGAAGCTGCAAGAGCAGGAGAGCATGGAAGAGGATTTGCAATTGTTGCAGATGAAGTACGTAAATTGGCGGAGAAGTCTAGTGTATCTTCTAGTGAAATTAGTAAATTAATATGTGAAATACAAGATGACATGAGTAAGACGGTAAAATCTATGGGGCATGTAAATGAAGAAGTTCAATCTGGACTTGTTATTGCGAATGAAACGAAGCAAAACTTTACTGAGATTTTACTATCTACAAATGAAATTGCAGATCAAATTAAAACGATGGTTGAAACGGCTAATGGGATGTCAAAAGGTGCAAATGAAGTGTCTATTTCAGTAGGTCAAATTGCAATGACAGCACAGAACAATGCGACGAGTACTCAAAACGTTGCAGCATCAGCAGAAGAACAACTAGCGTCCATTGAGGAGATTAGTTCGGCGGCGGGTACATTATCTCAAATGGCTGAAGAGTTACAAGGGTTAATTGAAAGATTTAAAGTTTAA
- a CDS encoding DUF3979 family protein — protein MLYEDLMTLFQAAPKEEGRGGWKYIIQERNDKYEIVDEMLKNQMSVELYFNEYDEVKITLYKDGMPISIMQRIAIAKVELDEDEEGIQFVLERMPSRMIRLQLKPYLAIEMGPYWEVCDDCE, from the coding sequence ATGCTATACGAGGATTTGATGACATTATTTCAAGCAGCTCCGAAAGAAGAAGGTAGAGGCGGCTGGAAATATATAATCCAGGAACGAAATGATAAATATGAAATTGTTGATGAAATGTTGAAAAATCAAATGAGTGTTGAATTGTATTTTAATGAATATGATGAGGTGAAAATCACTTTATATAAAGATGGAATGCCTATTTCTATTATGCAAAGAATTGCGATTGCAAAAGTTGAATTAGACGAAGATGAAGAAGGGATTCAATTCGTTTTAGAACGCATGCCTAGTCGGATGATTCGCTTGCAATTAAAGCCATATTTAGCAATCGAAATGGGGCCGTACTGGGAAGTATGCGATGATTGTGAATGA
- a CDS encoding YkvI family membrane protein, which translates to MDNQQWQVAKKVAATYIGTVVGAGFATGREIVEFFTVNGLYGTIGICVSGFFFIWLGTKMMLLSSQIGAFSAQEFNKYLFGDVFGNVVNTLLLLVLFGVTSVMLSGAGAVFEEQLRLPRQLGIFIILIACLIIGSRGLQGVFEVNTLVVPIMMIFIIGLAITTFLHGTTPISDTIPAESWNMKWITSPITYVALNLSLAQSVLVPLASEVKDRKAIFWGGILGGAGLSLILLCSHLAILSVDQFYQYNIPMAEVIRKFNATFHFFFVLIIFGEVFTTLVGNVFGMTKQMQSITGWKSNNIIFFILLISYCFSYIGYSELLHILYPIIGWVSIILLPIIAFKQLQKT; encoded by the coding sequence ATGGACAATCAACAATGGCAAGTAGCAAAGAAAGTCGCTGCTACTTATATTGGAACAGTCGTTGGAGCTGGATTTGCTACTGGACGAGAAATTGTTGAATTTTTTACAGTGAACGGATTATATGGAACAATTGGCATATGTGTAAGTGGATTTTTTTTTATTTGGCTTGGCACAAAGATGATGTTACTTTCATCACAAATTGGTGCATTTTCAGCGCAAGAATTCAACAAATATTTATTTGGAGATGTATTTGGCAATGTTGTAAACACACTATTATTACTCGTATTATTTGGTGTAACGAGCGTTATGTTATCAGGAGCTGGGGCGGTATTTGAAGAGCAACTTCGTTTACCAAGACAACTTGGTATTTTCATTATATTGATCGCCTGTCTCATTATAGGTAGTCGCGGGTTACAAGGGGTTTTTGAAGTTAATACACTTGTCGTACCTATTATGATGATTTTTATTATCGGACTTGCTATTACAACTTTTCTTCACGGTACAACTCCTATTAGTGACACTATTCCTGCAGAAAGTTGGAATATGAAGTGGATTACTAGTCCTATTACATATGTCGCCTTAAATCTTTCTCTCGCCCAAAGCGTTCTCGTCCCGTTAGCCAGTGAAGTAAAAGATCGAAAGGCCATTTTCTGGGGCGGTATTTTAGGCGGCGCAGGACTTTCTTTAATTTTATTATGTAGCCATTTAGCTATTTTATCAGTCGATCAATTTTATCAATATAATATCCCAATGGCTGAAGTCATAAGAAAATTCAATGCAACTTTTCACTTTTTCTTTGTTCTTATCATTTTCGGTGAAGTGTTCACAACTTTAGTTGGTAATGTGTTCGGAATGACAAAACAAATGCAATCCATCACCGGATGGAAAAGTAACAATATTATTTTCTTCATTTTACTAATTAGTTATTGCTTTAGTTACATTGGTTACAGTGAATTACTCCACATTCTGTATCCTATAATTGGATGGGTCAGCATCATTTTACTGCCAATTATTGCTTTTAAACAACTTCAAAAAACATAA
- a CDS encoding Dps family protein, with amino-acid sequence MSTKTNVVEVLNKQVANWNVLYVKLHNYHWYVTGPHFFTLHEKFEEFYNEAGTNIDELAERILALEGKPLATMKEYLATSSVSEGTSKESAEEMVQTLVNDYSALIQELKEGMEVAGEAGDETSADMLLAIHTTLEQHVWMLSAFLK; translated from the coding sequence ATGAGTACGAAAACAAATGTTGTTGAAGTATTAAACAAGCAGGTAGCAAACTGGAATGTGTTATATGTGAAACTACATAATTATCACTGGTATGTGACAGGACCACACTTCTTTACGTTACATGAGAAATTTGAAGAGTTTTACAATGAAGCTGGAACAAATATTGATGAATTAGCAGAACGTATTTTAGCGTTGGAAGGTAAACCGCTAGCGACAATGAAAGAATATCTTGCAACATCTAGTGTGAGTGAAGGGACGAGCAAGGAATCTGCAGAAGAAATGGTGCAAACATTAGTGAATGATTACTCTGCACTTATTCAAGAATTAAAAGAAGGCATGGAAGTTGCTGGTGAAGCTGGCGATGAAACATCAGCGGACATGTTGTTAGCGATTCATACAACATTAGAACAACATGTATGGATGCTAAGTGCGTTCTTAAAATAA
- a CDS encoding DUF3939 domain-containing protein, translating to MFRFFRTGKEEREITKDELEQAMAKFLEKNANIVYTVLVNDDYTVNYDLLKPYLLAFPTNSFLITKETLEVFEHTEENLNLVKEIDIVQKAVDQYVTEKEMFPIVEGSEDRLICGMKLGPYLNRILKRDLYISEKHYLVSSKPDRKKQKSG from the coding sequence ATGTTTCGCTTTTTCAGAACTGGAAAAGAAGAGCGTGAAATTACGAAAGATGAATTAGAACAAGCGATGGCTAAGTTTCTAGAAAAGAATGCTAATATTGTTTATACAGTATTAGTAAATGATGATTATACAGTAAATTATGATTTATTAAAGCCGTATTTACTTGCATTTCCAACAAATAGTTTTCTTATTACGAAGGAAACGCTTGAGGTATTTGAACATACAGAAGAAAATCTAAACCTAGTTAAAGAAATTGATATCGTACAAAAAGCAGTAGATCAATACGTAACAGAAAAAGAAATGTTTCCAATTGTTGAAGGTAGTGAAGATCGCCTTATATGCGGAATGAAATTAGGGCCTTATTTAAATCGTATATTAAAAAGAGACTTATATATTTCAGAAAAACATTATTTAGTTTCAAGTAAACCAGACAGAAAAAAACAAAAGAGTGGGTAG
- a CDS encoding alpha/beta hydrolase: MKNSITYIQLLNETLHCYANKGSLEAYTYIMEHAKGIVGNEAQIYNFKYALAGAAGLEEEALHLMKEAIIEKGFWYGNEYLISDDDLKPLHKFEEFQKMVQLCKEREELAKKTERADVKYIDSKKKEKLFIAMHGDQENIGIIEPYWKTVLTQDYTLALPQSSQIQFSDGFVWDDIHRGEEELKEHYVTFIKNHTVESVIIGGFSAGARVALYTILQKNIDVDGFIFMAPWLPEIEEWHELLEVLQDKNIKGYIVCGDQDEDCFECTQQFVQLLRDKNIEHEFKVVPNLKHDYPEDFDELLKEAIEYIDDKHNK; this comes from the coding sequence ATGAAAAATAGTATAACTTACATTCAATTATTAAATGAAACGTTACATTGTTACGCAAATAAAGGAAGTTTGGAAGCGTACACTTATATAATGGAGCATGCTAAAGGTATAGTGGGGAATGAGGCACAAATATATAATTTTAAATATGCACTAGCGGGTGCGGCAGGCCTTGAAGAAGAAGCGCTACATCTAATGAAGGAAGCTATTATAGAAAAGGGTTTTTGGTATGGAAATGAGTATTTAATTTCCGATGACGATTTAAAACCACTACATAAATTTGAAGAGTTTCAAAAAATGGTTCAATTATGTAAAGAAAGAGAAGAATTAGCAAAGAAAACAGAACGAGCAGACGTGAAATATATAGATAGTAAGAAAAAAGAAAAACTATTTATTGCAATGCACGGTGATCAAGAAAATATAGGGATAATAGAACCATATTGGAAAACTGTTTTGACACAAGATTATACGTTAGCTTTACCACAATCTTCGCAAATTCAGTTTTCAGATGGGTTTGTGTGGGATGATATACATAGAGGGGAAGAAGAATTAAAAGAGCATTACGTTACGTTTATAAAAAATCATACAGTAGAAAGTGTAATAATTGGTGGTTTTTCTGCTGGTGCAAGAGTAGCTTTGTATACGATTTTACAAAAAAATATAGATGTAGATGGTTTTATTTTTATGGCGCCGTGGCTTCCAGAAATTGAAGAATGGCATGAGTTATTGGAAGTGCTACAAGATAAAAATATAAAGGGCTATATAGTGTGCGGGGATCAAGATGAAGATTGTTTCGAATGTACGCAGCAATTTGTACAATTATTAAGAGATAAGAATATAGAACATGAGTTTAAAGTTGTACCTAATTTAAAACATGATTATCCTGAGGATTTTGATGAACTATTAAAAGAAGCTATTGAATATATAGACGACAAACATAATAAGTAG
- a CDS encoding LLM class flavin-dependent oxidoreductase produces the protein MIKLSVLDQSPISDGSTAARAFSHTVTLAQEVEKLGFTRFWVSEHHNSISLAGSSPEILISHIAAKTDRMRVGSGGVMLPHYSPYKVAENFRVLEALYPNRIDLGVGRAPGGMPIATRALQEGKMISLDQYPEQIADVAMYLHDQVPENHHYANLKATPVIPTSPEMWMLGSSGESAMIAAKQGASFAFAQFINGYGGPEVMKAYQEQFQPSYLGDKPKSIVSIFVICGETNEEAEKIASSLDLSILLLEQGKRTTGTPSIETAQNYSYSAYDLFRIKENRQRMIVGDPSSVKEQIVNLSKAYNTDEFMIVTITHRFEDKLNSYRLLANAFHL, from the coding sequence ATGATCAAATTAAGTGTATTAGACCAATCACCTATTTCAGATGGTAGTACAGCAGCCCGAGCTTTTTCTCATACAGTTACACTTGCACAAGAAGTTGAAAAATTAGGATTCACACGTTTTTGGGTATCTGAGCATCATAATTCCATCAGCCTTGCTGGTTCAAGCCCTGAAATACTTATTTCTCATATTGCAGCAAAAACGGATCGTATGAGAGTTGGTTCAGGTGGTGTTATGTTGCCGCACTATAGCCCTTATAAAGTTGCTGAGAATTTCCGCGTTTTAGAGGCGCTTTATCCAAATCGTATTGACCTTGGTGTCGGCAGAGCACCTGGTGGTATGCCAATTGCAACTCGCGCACTTCAAGAAGGAAAAATGATCTCACTTGATCAATACCCAGAGCAAATTGCAGATGTTGCAATGTACTTACATGATCAAGTACCAGAAAACCATCATTATGCAAATTTAAAGGCTACTCCTGTCATTCCAACATCTCCCGAGATGTGGATGCTTGGTTCTAGCGGAGAGAGTGCAATGATCGCCGCAAAACAAGGTGCTTCTTTTGCATTCGCACAGTTCATTAACGGATACGGTGGCCCTGAAGTAATGAAGGCTTATCAGGAACAGTTCCAACCTTCTTATTTAGGAGATAAACCAAAATCAATCGTCTCTATTTTTGTTATTTGCGGAGAAACGAATGAAGAGGCGGAAAAAATTGCTTCTAGTTTAGATTTATCGATCTTATTACTAGAACAAGGAAAGCGTACAACTGGTACTCCTTCTATCGAAACTGCACAAAATTATTCATACAGCGCTTATGATTTATTCCGTATAAAAGAAAATCGTCAACGTATGATCGTCGGTGATCCATCTTCTGTGAAAGAACAAATCGTAAACTTAAGCAAAGCGTACAATACTGATGAATTTATGATTGTCACAATTACTCATCGATTTGAAGATAAATTGAATTCTTATCGCTTACTAGCAAATGCTTTTCATTTATAA
- a CDS encoding DUF3896 family protein, translating to MKKTYDYHATKKYLEGKKQQLCNKLSSKHLSKKEHAQLKLEIDNYEYILNLVEMNHYERGFSR from the coding sequence ATGAAAAAAACTTACGACTACCACGCTACAAAGAAGTATTTAGAAGGAAAGAAACAACAACTATGCAACAAACTTAGCAGTAAGCATCTATCTAAAAAAGAGCATGCACAGCTAAAACTTGAGATTGATAACTACGAATATATTTTAAATTTAGTCGAAATGAATCATTATGAACGGGGCTTTTCTCGTTAG
- a CDS encoding flavin monoamine oxidase family protein — MQKDIMYNTEMDETLKVINKGLKKTTRSKQIIVVGAGMAGLVSASLLKAAGHDVKIFEANNRVGGRIETVRMEDTGLYLDVGAMRIPYSHTLTMAYIRKFGLQVSPFINRNETDIIYVNGRKTTLKQYEKDPSILKYPVEMNEVGKTSEELLLLAVQPIINFIKKNPEKNWDVVVKDFGRYSTGQFLKYHPYQYNTYFSPVTIEMIGVLLDLEGFLERSFVETLRFLYIMQEESGFCEIVGGNDRLPKSFLPQLEENIIYNQKLMKLHQHDNGVTAFYRNEETFEYSSITGDLVIITIPFSTMRFVEVDPFDSISHEKWKAIRELHYMPATKIGIQFKSRFWEEQGQLGGRIITDLPIRYAYYPSHGIGKKGPAMMLGSYTWSYDALLWDGLSKGDRIYYTLQNLATILGGQVYDEFMSGISKSWTLDPYALGGFALFQAGQESELQPAIVKPEGRIFFAGDHTTLYHGWIQGAIESGVRVAVEVNN; from the coding sequence GTGCAGAAAGATATAATGTATAACACTGAGATGGATGAAACGTTAAAAGTTATAAATAAAGGGTTAAAGAAGACGACACGTTCGAAACAAATTATAGTAGTAGGGGCCGGTATGGCTGGGTTGGTTTCGGCATCTTTATTAAAGGCTGCAGGACATGATGTGAAGATTTTTGAAGCAAACAACCGGGTAGGTGGCCGCATAGAGACGGTTAGAATGGAAGATACCGGATTATATTTAGATGTTGGGGCAATGAGAATTCCGTATTCGCACACATTAACGATGGCATATATAAGAAAATTTGGGCTACAGGTGAGCCCGTTTATTAATAGGAATGAGACTGATATTATTTACGTAAATGGCCGAAAAACGACATTAAAACAATACGAAAAAGATCCAAGTATATTAAAGTATCCTGTAGAAATGAATGAGGTCGGGAAAACGTCTGAAGAGCTATTATTGCTAGCGGTACAGCCCATTATAAATTTTATAAAAAAGAACCCAGAGAAAAATTGGGATGTTGTAGTAAAGGATTTTGGGAGATACTCTACAGGACAATTTTTAAAGTATCATCCTTATCAATATAATACGTATTTCTCGCCAGTAACAATTGAGATGATCGGTGTCCTATTAGATTTAGAAGGTTTTTTAGAAAGGTCATTTGTTGAGACACTACGCTTTTTATACATTATGCAGGAGGAGAGTGGATTTTGTGAAATAGTAGGCGGAAATGATAGATTACCAAAGTCTTTCTTACCACAATTAGAAGAAAATATTATATATAATCAAAAATTAATGAAGCTACATCAGCACGATAACGGTGTGACAGCTTTTTACCGGAACGAGGAAACTTTTGAGTATAGTAGTATTACAGGGGATTTAGTTATTATTACAATTCCATTTTCGACAATGCGATTTGTGGAAGTAGATCCATTTGATTCTATATCTCATGAAAAATGGAAAGCAATTCGTGAATTGCATTATATGCCAGCAACGAAAATAGGAATTCAATTTAAAAGTCGATTTTGGGAAGAACAAGGACAGTTAGGTGGAAGAATTATAACGGATTTACCAATTCGTTATGCCTATTATCCAAGTCACGGAATTGGAAAGAAAGGACCTGCTATGATGTTAGGCAGCTATACATGGTCTTATGATGCGTTGTTATGGGATGGGTTATCAAAGGGAGATCGTATCTATTACACATTACAAAATTTAGCGACAATATTAGGCGGTCAAGTATATGATGAGTTCATGTCTGGCATATCAAAAAGTTGGACATTGGATCCATATGCACTTGGAGGATTTGCGCTATTTCAGGCAGGTCAAGAATCTGAGCTACAACCAGCGATTGTCAAACCAGAAGGAAGAATATTCTTCGCTGGAGATCATACAACGTTATATCATGGATGGATACAAGGTGCGATTGAATCTGGAGTTCGTGTAGCGGTAGAGGTGAATAATTAA